One window of the Eucalyptus grandis isolate ANBG69807.140 chromosome 6, ASM1654582v1, whole genome shotgun sequence genome contains the following:
- the LOC120294863 gene encoding cytochrome P450 82A4-like, which translates to MDLLFSYLNTSNIGIVTAILLTIWFLQRSSRAGKAKLPPEAAGKWPLFGHFHLLAGPKLPHEVLCELADRYWLIFRIRIGVYPTLVVCSHEAAKECFTAHDVAVSSRPKLMSGKLLGYDYANFGSAPYGAFWSEM; encoded by the coding sequence ATGGATCTCCTCTTCTCGTACCTTAACACCAGCAACATCGGAATCGTAACGGCGATTCTCTTGACGATTTGGTTCCTCCAGAGGTCGTCTAGAGCCGGCAAAGCCAAGCTACCGCCGGAAGCCGCTGGGAAATGGCCCCTTTTCGGCCATTTCCACCTCCTAGCGGGACCCAAACTTCCGCACGAGGTCTTGTGCGAATTGGCCGACAGGTACTGGCTCATCTTCAGAATCCGCATAGGGGTGTACCCGACGTTGGTGGTTTGTAGTCACGAGGCGGCCAAAGAGTGCTTCACGGCGCACGACGTCGCGGTCTCTTCGCGTCCCAAGCTCATGAGCGGGAAGCTCTTGGGCTATGACTATGCAAATTTCGGGTCCGCCCCGTATGGGGCGTTTTGGAGCGAGATGTAG